In Candidatus Marinimicrobia bacterium CG08_land_8_20_14_0_20_45_22, a single window of DNA contains:
- a CDS encoding DUF721 domain-containing protein — MFTSLGDALQKLFRKYDIDKSIRQNQAMDTWNQVVGRTISIHAVPEKVAFSKLFVRVDSPAWRNELSYRKIEIMKKINKKLHGEIIKEIVLR, encoded by the coding sequence ATGTTTACCAGTCTTGGCGATGCTCTTCAAAAATTGTTTCGGAAATATGATATCGATAAGTCGATACGACAAAACCAGGCAATGGATACTTGGAATCAGGTTGTCGGAAGAACAATATCAATTCACGCTGTCCCGGAAAAAGTCGCTTTTAGCAAGCTGTTCGTTCGGGTTGATTCGCCGGCGTGGCGAAACGAGCTGTCTTATCGAAAGATCGAAATAATGAAAAAAATCAACAAGAAACTCCATGGCGAAATAATTAAGGAGATAGTACTACGGTAA